A genomic window from Silene latifolia isolate original U9 population chromosome Y, ASM4854445v1, whole genome shotgun sequence includes:
- the LOC141632399 gene encoding uncharacterized protein LOC141632399 has protein sequence MCRSSRAEGFDIREILSWNKCLMLKHFWKLLSGRSSIWTVWATAYLVKGADIWTIAPLASSSPLWKKILFTRDHFIQQDSVVMPRYRFITVLAMQHGLSTIDNICKRGYCIPNRCALCLKACESQLHLFFQCEFSGQVLQAILTWQGITRAPLSLNHELRRLSKLTGRGWRKKWARCALAAAVYSLWQERNARIFTDTHATLEQLVHKIKTLARIGLLSNLNSVNSEEIILALEL, from the exons atGTGTAGATCCTCCAGAGCAGAGGGCTTTGACATTCGAGAAATTTTGAGTTGGAACAAATGTTTAATGCTTAAACATTTCTGGAAATTACTATCTGGTCGGAGCTCTATTTGGACTGTATGGGCAACTGCCTATCTTGTCAAGGGCGCTGATATTTGGACCATTGCTCCTTtggcttcctcttctcctctctgGAAAAAAATCCTGTTTACCAGAGATCATTTTATTCAGCAG GACAGTGTTGTTATGCCTAGGTATCGTTTTATCACTGTATTGGCTATGCAACATGGTCTATCTACCATTGACAACATCTGTAAGCGAGGCTATTGCATCCCTAATAGATGTGCTCTCTGTTTGAAGGCTTGCGAATCCCAGCTGCACCTTTTCTTTCAATGCGAGTTTTCTGGGCAGGTTCTTCAAGCTATCCTAACTTGGCAAGGTATCACTCGTGCTCCACTCAGTCTTAATCATGAACTTAGAAGATTGTCTAAGCTCACTGGTAGAGGATGGAGGAAGAAATGGGCCCGTTGTGCTTTGGCAGCCGCGGTTTACAGTTTATGGCAGGAGCGTAATGCCCGAATATTTACTGATACGCACGCTACTTTAGAGCAACTtgttcataaaattaaaactctCGCTAGAATCGGTCTTTTATCTAATCTTAATAGTGTAAATAGTGAGGAGATTATCCTCGCTTTAGAGTTGTag